DNA sequence from the Hoylesella buccalis ATCC 35310 genome:
TCAGGAAATTTGCGACCAGATGGGCATCACGTTGTGCGACGTGGCTTACATCGGCGATGACGTCAACTGCCAACAACTGCTGAGTGCCGTTGGAATTTGCGCCTGTCCGGCCGATGCGATGCGCCCTATTCAGGAAATTCCGGGCATCATTATCATGCAGAAGGCCGGCGGCGAGGGATGTGTGCGTGAGTTTATTGACCAATATCTGCTGGGCAGACGGTAAAATGAAACCTTGCACACCCTCACCAGTCAACAATTGGCACCAATTGTTTTGCTGGTTCTTTTATTTACAGTACCTTTGCCCATCAATAGCAAACCAGTTGATAAGTAGATACATAACACTTGTGTTTGATGTATCATAAAAGTTGATAACGTTGGATTGGATTAACGCTCTTTTTACAATTCCGTCCCCAGTACAGGCAGTGGTGGTCATCTCTCTGATCATCGCTGTTGGCACGGCATTGAGCAAGATCAAGTTCATGGGAGTTTCTCTTGGTGTGTCGTTTGTTTTCTTCATCGGCATCATCGCCGGAAACATGGGGCTTTCCGTTGATTCAGCGGCTCTCAACTATGCCGAAACCTTTGGTTTGGTCTTGTTCGTATACACGCTTGGATTGTACGTGGGTCCCAACTTTTTCGGTGCTTTCCGCCACGAGGGGACCAGCTTTAACCTATGGGGACTGGCCGTCGTCGTCTTGGGAACGGTGCTGGCGGTGGCACTGTGTCCGCTGACAGGCATCTCCCTTCCCACGATGGTAGGCTTGTTGTGCGGTGCCACCACCAACACACCGGCACTCGGTGCGGCCCAACAAGCATTGGAACACATGAGCCTTCCAACCGGCGGTGTGGCCCTGGCTACTGCCGTAACCTATCCGCTGGGTGTCGTAGGCGTTATCCTGGGCATACTCATCATGCGCAAGTTATTTGTCAAGCCGGCAGATTTGGTGCCCAAATCTCCTGTGGACGAAGACCAGACGTTTGTGTGTCAGTTTCTCATTGTCAACCCAGCTATTGAAGGTCGAACCATCGGTGAGCTGGCCATGAGCACCCCTTTGAGGTTCATTGTCTCACGCGTTTGGCGACAGGATGAAGTGTTGGTGCCGGGTGCCTCAACGCAACTGCACACGGGCGACAACCTCATGGTGGTGACCAACCGTGAAGATGTGTCTGGCCTGGAGATTCTTTTCGGCCAAAGAGTGGAACGTGATTGGAACAATGAGGAGATAGACTGGAATCATATCGACCGCAAAGTGGAGTCGCGTGTCATCGTATTAACCCGTACAGCCCTCAATGGTAAGCTACTGGGAAGAATCCACTTGCGCGAAAGTTTTGGTGTCAATGTCAGCCGTATCACTCGTGGTGATGTCAAATTGCTGGCCACCAAAGACCTCAGGTTGCAGTATGGTGACCGCCTGACGGTTGTTGGCGAGCCGAAAAGAGTTGATAGTGCCGAGCATTTCTTGGGCAATTCGGTCAAGACACTCAACGAACCGAACGTGGGAAGTATCTTCTTTGGCATGATCTTAGGACTGGCCTTGGGCGCCATCCCCATCAGTTTCCCTGGCAT
Encoded proteins:
- a CDS encoding putative transporter — translated: MDWINALFTIPSPVQAVVVISLIIAVGTALSKIKFMGVSLGVSFVFFIGIIAGNMGLSVDSAALNYAETFGLVLFVYTLGLYVGPNFFGAFRHEGTSFNLWGLAVVVLGTVLAVALCPLTGISLPTMVGLLCGATTNTPALGAAQQALEHMSLPTGGVALATAVTYPLGVVGVILGILIMRKLFVKPADLVPKSPVDEDQTFVCQFLIVNPAIEGRTIGELAMSTPLRFIVSRVWRQDEVLVPGASTQLHTGDNLMVVTNREDVSGLEILFGQRVERDWNNEEIDWNHIDRKVESRVIVLTRTALNGKLLGRIHLRESFGVNVSRITRGDVKLLATKDLRLQYGDRLTVVGEPKRVDSAEHFLGNSVKTLNEPNVGSIFFGMILGLALGAIPISFPGMDSPIRLGIAGGPIIMGILVGALGPHMHFISYTTRSASLMLRRLGLAMYLACLGLDAGKDFFSTVFRPEGLLWVGIGALLTIAPVLIVGCIALRTKKLDYGTICGILCGAMANPMALSYANDTIEGDTPSISYATVYPIGMFVRVIIAQVLIMFFV